In Tenebrio molitor chromosome 6, icTenMoli1.1, whole genome shotgun sequence, one genomic interval encodes:
- the NAT1 gene encoding eukaryotic translation initiation factor 4 gamma 2, producing MYAQLCKRLSEEAPNFEPDESACTFRLLLLNKCKVEFDNRAAALESSSSGLNDEDEERRQVAKRKMLGNIKFIGELGKLEILSEGILHRCIQELLVRRGDDPSEDLECLCQIMRTCGRILDSNRGQKLMDQYFDRMKSLTENLDLQPRIRFMLKDIIDLRQDGWVPRKATVVEGPMPINQIRPADDDRPGFRRDRNHHDRDNDRSNIHELFRHPMKTRSGLDDMIMSMNLTPSSPNLIPTNTFGSNGFGNQRDGGFRGHNNQRSGYNNYNSSQRGQYKHNQNNANSQYNNQSNKEIAPRFKKALILPKEEIEEVELRPTSMLFNKATVKTNNMMNIRTIETNYTQSIKQPPAALHKEPLPIKQVSSEKPKQSKKDKGPTKDEVLKKFATLLEEHWKGDIDLKQAVNLYKEHKVPDKFAKDLMLHGLSIALDKSDVEQEKLIKLLSSLKEENAINGNTLQDTFKSLCNILDERENEIEKATNAVAFIFCIANTEHLTSLAEVASLTDNGAHYPLFLLVLQHLHQKRGKPELTELFNKSKVNLLTQLPESDKTKERLSEILEERDLTFLYPLLRIQAELARQLNTDPNPQSYYKWIKENLDPANFTDPGFINALMTVLLKYITQEAAASGDDKAVAEKEKSMLERYQPILHAFLREKLALQLVAVYSLQMHCHSLNFPRGQLLRWFMALYDLEIVDEEAFLNWKEDVTDAYPGKGQALFQVNQWLTWLQEAESEEEEGED from the exons TTGCACCTTCCGCCTCTTGTTGCTGAACAAGTGCAAAGTAGAATTCGACAACCGAGCAGCAGCTTTGGAATCGAGCAGCTCCGGACTCAACGACGAAGATGAGGAGCGTCGCCAGGTGGCCAAGCGCAAGATGCTTGGCAACATCAAATTTATCGGCGAACTCGGCAAGCTGGAGATACTCTCTGAGGGCATCCTTCACCGCTGCATCCAGGAGTTACTGGTGCGCCGCGGAGACGATCCTTCCGAGGACTTGGAGTGTTTGTGTCAAATCATGCGCACATGCGGCCGTATTTTGGACTCGAACAGGGGCCAGAAACTCATGGATCAGTACTTCGATCGTATGAAATCGCTCACGGAGAATTTAGATTTGCAGCCCAGGATTCGTTTCATGTTGAAAGACATAATCGACTTGAGACAGGATGGGTGGGTGCCTAGAAAGGCGACTGTAGTGGAAGGCCCCATGCCCATAAACCAGATCAGACCGGCCGACGATGATCGACCGGGATTCAGAAGAGATCGCAATCACCACGACCGGGACAACGACAGATCGAATATTCACGAGCTGTTCCGGCACCCCATGAAGACCAGAAGCGGCCTCGATGATATGATAATGAGCATGAATTTAACACCCTCATCGCCCAACCTCATTCCTACAAACACCTTCGGTTCCAACGGCTTCGGGAACCAACGCGATGGAGGATTTCGCGGACACAACAACCAACGCAGCGGCTACAACAACTACAACAGCAGTCAACGTGGACAATACAAGCACAACCAAAACAACGCCAATTCACAATACAACAACc AATCTAACAAAGAAATCGCTCCACGTTTCAAGAAGGCCTTGATTTTGCCCAAGGAAGAAATCGAAGAAGTCGAACTGAGACCTACTTCGATGCTTTTCAATAAAGCTACGGTCAAGACGAACAACATGATGAACATCCGAACTATCGAAACGAATTACACTCAGAGCATAAAACAACCACCGGCCGCCCTGCACAAGGAACCCTTACCAATCAAACAAGTAAGCTCTGAGAAGCCTAAACAGTCCAAAAAGGATAAG GGTCCAACAAAAGACGAGGTCTTGAAAAAATTCGCTACACTTTTGGAGGAACATTGGAAAGGCGACATCGATCTCAAACAAGCCGTCAACTTGTATAAAGAACACAAAGTTCCTGATAAGTTTGCCAAGGACTTGATGTTGCACGGTTTGTCGATTGCTTTGGACAAGTCCG ATGTGGAACAAGAGAAGCTAATCAAGTTACTCAGCAGCTTGAAGGAAGAGAACGCTATCAACGGAAATACTCTTCAGGACACTTTCAAATCGCTCTGTAATATCTTGGACGAACGAGAAAACGAAATAGAAAAGGCCACGAACGCGGTGGCTTTCATTTTCTGCATCGCCAACACCGAACATCTGACTTCTTTGGCCGAAGTGGCTTCGCTCACCGACAACGGCGCTCATTATCCACTGTTCTTGCTGGTGTTGCAGCATCTGCACCAGAAACGCGGTAAACCCGAACTCACCGAGCTTTTCAACAAGAGCAAAGTGAACTTGTTGACGCAGCTGCCCGAAAGCGACAAAACTAAAGAACGGCTGTCTGAAATACTGGAAGAGCGcgatttaacatttttgtatCCTTTATTGCGCATCCAAGCCGAATTAGCCAGACAGCTGAACACCGATCCGAATCCACAGTCGTATTACAAGTGGATCAAGGAGAATCTGGACCCGGCGAATTTCACCGATCCCGGCTTCATAAACGCCCTCATGACCGTGCTCTTGAAATACATTACCCAAGAAGCCGCCGCCAGCGGTGACGATAAAGCCGTCGCAGAAAAAGAGAAGAGCATGCTGGAGCGTTACCAGCCGATTCTGCACGCGTTCTTGAGGGAAAAACTTGCGCTTCAACTTGTAGCCGTGTATTCTTTGCAGATGCACTGTCATTCTTTGAACTTCCCGAGAGGGCAACTTCTCAGGTGGTTCATGGCCCTCTACGATTTGGAGATCGTCGATGAAGAGGCCTTCCTCAACTGGAAAGAGGACGTTACTGATGCTTATCCTGGTAAAGGGCAGGCACTGTTCCAG GTGAATCAGTGGCTAACTTGGCTGCAGGAGGCCGAATCTGAAGAAGAAGAGGGTGAGGATTAG
- the MCTS1 gene encoding malignant T-cell-amplified sequence 1 homolog, whose translation MFKKFDEKESISGMLQLKSSVQKGIRTKLVESYPHLEGFIDTILPKKDALRIVKCHDHIEIIVNSAGELLFFRHREGQWMPTLRLFHKYPFFLPMQQVDKGAIRFVLSGANIMCPGLTSPGAKMTEVPKDTVVAIMAEGKQHALAIGKTTLSTDDIAKINKGIGVENCHYLNDGLWQMKPVK comes from the exons ATGTTTAAAAA ATTTGACGAAAAGGAAAGCATTTCTGGAATGTTACAATTAAAGTCGTCAGTCCAGAAAGGTATACGCACGAAATTAGTTGAATCTTACCCCCATTTGGAAGGTTTTATCGACACTATTTTACCAAAAAAAGATGCCTTACGTATAGTGAAATG TCACGATCACATCGAAATTATAGTAAATTCAGCAGGAGAGCTTCTCTTTTTTAGGCATAGGGAAGGACAATGGATGCCAACACTAAGACTATTTCATAAAT ATCCATTTTTTCTACCAATGCAACAAGTAGATAAGGGAGCAATTAGGTTTGTTTTAAGCGGTGCTAATATTATGTGTCCAGGTTTAACTTCACCAGGAGCCAAAATGACTGAAGTTCCTAAAGATACTGTTGTC gcaATAATGGCTGAAGGAAAGCAACATGCTCTTGCTATAGGTAAAACCACTTTGTCCACTGATGACAT AGCGAAAATCAACAAGGGAATAGGTGTTGAAAACTGTCATTACTTAAATGATGGCTTGTGGCAAATGAAACCTGTTAAGTGA